In one window of Tellurirhabdus rosea DNA:
- a CDS encoding PSD1 and planctomycete cytochrome C domain-containing protein: MEKFWLWQFLGRLHPLIVHFPVSLLTVALGLEALAWRRRSSDLRAGIRALVWIGAAGAVVSAGLGFLLANGEEYGGDTLTVHQWSGLATTGLALAAALSLRAHRMALYRSLLTVSVLGVVLAGHYGALLTHGEDYLTSVLPTQQPPETPEGGRSRFVFASNTQTLTEEQIGELNLEVRSILAHNCYSCHGAAKVKGGLRLDRKETLFKGGEDGPVISPGSPENSELIRRISLPTGHKEAMPTKGKRLTEDEVALLTFWIKQGAPWPKGPERSLYRVAALEPRLPALPPEAPGVSNPVDRFVNVYFDQHKQPWKAVVDDRTFLRRVYLDVVGLLPTPEQTRAFLTDPRPQKREWLVRELLNRNEDYAQHWLTFWNDALRNDYSGTGYITGGRWDITKWLYQSLKENKPYNRFVRELISPSKESEGFIKGIRWRGTINASQRTEMQAAQNVAQVFLGLNLKCASCHDSFISDWKLEDAYAFANLFADSTLEIHRCDKPTGRMAGRRILFKELGEIDGAAPTPERLRQLADYLTQPRDGRLYRTIVNRIWAQLMGRGIVEPVDMMDNEPWSQDLLDWLASDFVANGYDVKKLMYTILTSKTYQLPSVAVKDPAQLTAKDFVFEGMVRRRLTAEQFSDAVSLAFTPLYPDSALAEKRLPATIRQEIRFPRASLVLNDPFLTALGRPNRETVSTGRISQASLLQALELTNGTQFNRALQRGAKQWKARYPSSDLLIRNLYRQTLLRDPIPKELAVAQKVLGPRPSPQGIQDLVWALALHPEFQLIY, from the coding sequence GTGGAAAAATTCTGGCTCTGGCAATTTCTGGGGCGGCTTCATCCGCTGATTGTGCATTTTCCGGTCAGTCTGCTGACGGTGGCGTTGGGGCTCGAAGCCCTGGCCTGGCGTCGGCGGTCGTCGGACCTGCGGGCGGGCATCCGGGCGCTGGTCTGGATTGGGGCCGCCGGCGCGGTGGTTTCGGCGGGGCTGGGCTTTCTGCTGGCAAACGGGGAGGAGTATGGCGGCGACACGCTTACCGTCCACCAGTGGTCGGGACTGGCCACGACGGGGCTGGCGCTGGCCGCCGCGCTCAGTCTGCGGGCCCACCGGATGGCGCTCTACCGGAGCCTGTTGACCGTCAGTGTGCTGGGCGTCGTGCTGGCGGGCCATTACGGGGCGCTGCTCACCCACGGCGAAGATTACCTGACGAGCGTTCTGCCAACTCAGCAGCCCCCCGAAACGCCGGAAGGCGGGCGGAGCCGGTTTGTTTTTGCCAGCAATACCCAGACATTGACGGAAGAGCAGATCGGCGAGCTGAATCTGGAAGTCCGGTCGATTCTGGCCCATAACTGCTACAGTTGCCACGGGGCCGCGAAGGTCAAAGGCGGGCTGCGGCTGGACCGGAAAGAGACCCTTTTCAAAGGCGGGGAAGACGGCCCGGTGATTAGCCCCGGTTCGCCCGAAAACAGCGAACTGATTCGGCGCATCAGCCTGCCGACCGGCCACAAGGAAGCCATGCCCACCAAAGGCAAACGCCTGACCGAAGACGAAGTAGCCCTTTTGACCTTCTGGATTAAACAGGGCGCTCCTTGGCCCAAAGGTCCCGAGCGGAGCCTTTACCGCGTGGCGGCGCTCGAACCCCGGTTGCCCGCCCTGCCGCCCGAGGCACCCGGCGTTTCCAATCCCGTCGACCGGTTTGTCAACGTCTATTTCGACCAGCATAAACAGCCCTGGAAAGCGGTGGTGGACGACCGGACGTTTCTGCGCCGGGTTTATCTGGATGTCGTCGGCCTGCTGCCCACCCCCGAACAGACGCGGGCTTTCCTGACCGACCCACGCCCGCAGAAACGGGAATGGCTGGTCAGAGAACTGCTGAACCGGAACGAAGACTACGCCCAGCACTGGCTCACCTTCTGGAACGACGCCCTCCGCAACGATTATTCGGGAACCGGCTACATCACGGGCGGGCGCTGGGATATTACAAAATGGCTTTACCAGTCTTTAAAGGAAAATAAACCGTACAACCGCTTCGTCCGGGAGCTGATCAGCCCGTCGAAAGAGTCCGAAGGGTTCATCAAAGGCATCCGGTGGCGGGGGACCATCAACGCCAGCCAGCGCACCGAAATGCAGGCGGCGCAGAACGTGGCGCAGGTCTTTCTGGGCCTGAATCTGAAGTGCGCCTCCTGCCACGACAGCTTTATCAGCGACTGGAAACTGGAAGATGCCTACGCTTTCGCCAACCTGTTTGCCGACTCGACGCTGGAAATTCACCGCTGCGACAAACCGACGGGCAGGATGGCCGGACGCCGGATTTTATTCAAAGAACTGGGCGAAATCGACGGCGCTGCGCCTACGCCCGAGCGGCTGCGCCAGCTGGCCGACTACCTGACCCAGCCCCGAGACGGGCGGCTTTACCGGACAATCGTCAACCGCATCTGGGCGCAGCTGATGGGCCGGGGCATCGTCGAACCCGTCGATATGATGGACAACGAACCCTGGAGCCAGGACCTTCTCGACTGGCTGGCCTCTGATTTTGTGGCTAACGGCTATGACGTTAAGAAGCTCATGTACACGATTCTGACGTCCAAAACCTACCAGTTGCCGTCCGTGGCCGTCAAGGACCCGGCGCAGCTGACGGCCAAAGACTTTGTGTTTGAAGGGATGGTGCGGCGGCGGCTCACGGCCGAGCAGTTCTCAGACGCTGTGAGTCTGGCCTTCACGCCGCTTTATCCGGATTCGGCGCTGGCGGAAAAACGGCTTCCAGCGACCATCCGGCAGGAAATCCGCTTTCCGCGCGCTTCGCTCGTACTTAACGACCCGTTCCTGACCGCGCTGGGCCGCCCCAACCGGGAAACCGTCTCGACGGGCCGCATTTCGCAGGCCAGTCTGCTCCAGGCGCTCGAACTGACCAACGGCACCCAATTCAACCGGGCGCTGCAACGGGGCGCCAAGCAGTGGAAAGCCCGGTACCCGTCGTCGGACCTGCTGATCCGGAACCTCTACCGGCAAACGCTGCTGCGGGACCCCATACCGAAGGAACTGGCCGTGGCGCAGAAAGTGCTCGGTCCCCGTCCCAGTCCGCAAGGCATCCAGGACCTTGTCTGGGCGCTGGCCCTGCATCCGGAGTTTCAGTTGATATATTAG
- a CDS encoding DUF1501 domain-containing protein codes for MHRRAFLRHTSAAALAAMAAGAPFSSVLTGCTRKGGQSNGTADTVILLWMAGGMAHTETFDPKRYTPFEKGMEGNRVLSTFRSVPTALDGIHFSEGLERIGKVMDKGTLIRSYVAADLGHILHSRHQYHWHTGYEPPQTVAAPHLGAWIAKELGPKNPAIPAFIDIGQRFTVGEAEELKAFHTAGFLGSEFGPFFIPDPSQGLESVRPPVGMDARRFERRNQLYNELISSGPMGEFGSDYQKESLRRSMEQAYILLNSPEAKAFDLSTEPKESYAIYNTGRFGLGCLLARRLTEQGARFISVTTEYEPFFGWDTHENGHTRLVDMKKMIDGPVAQLVKDLDKSGHLDRTLIILASEFSRDMMVEGRPDAKVQEQVSQPDILSDMKFYGMHRHFTDGCSILMFGGGVKKGFVYGKTADERPCKTIENPVRIDGIHQTIYHALGIPPDTQYEVEKRPFYTTPDGKGKAVTELLA; via the coding sequence ATGCACCGCCGCGCGTTTCTCCGCCACACTTCGGCTGCTGCCCTGGCTGCTATGGCTGCGGGCGCTCCGTTCTCTTCGGTGCTGACGGGCTGCACCCGCAAAGGGGGCCAGAGCAACGGGACCGCCGACACGGTAATCCTGCTCTGGATGGCCGGCGGCATGGCCCATACCGAAACCTTCGACCCCAAGCGGTACACGCCTTTCGAAAAGGGCATGGAGGGAAACCGGGTTCTGAGTACGTTCCGATCCGTACCCACGGCGCTGGACGGCATTCACTTTTCGGAAGGGCTGGAACGCATTGGCAAGGTGATGGACAAGGGGACGCTCATCCGCTCGTACGTCGCCGCCGATCTGGGCCACATCCTGCACTCGCGGCACCAGTACCACTGGCATACGGGCTACGAACCGCCGCAGACGGTCGCCGCGCCGCATCTTGGGGCCTGGATTGCGAAAGAACTGGGGCCGAAAAATCCGGCGATTCCCGCGTTCATCGACATCGGGCAGCGGTTCACCGTCGGCGAAGCGGAGGAACTGAAGGCGTTTCATACGGCCGGGTTTCTGGGCAGTGAGTTCGGCCCGTTCTTCATTCCCGACCCCAGCCAGGGCCTCGAAAGCGTACGGCCGCCCGTGGGGATGGACGCCCGACGCTTCGAGCGGCGGAACCAATTGTACAACGAGCTGATCAGCAGCGGGCCGATGGGCGAATTCGGCAGCGATTACCAGAAAGAATCCCTGCGGCGGTCGATGGAACAGGCGTACATTCTGCTCAATTCGCCCGAGGCAAAGGCGTTTGATCTGAGCACCGAGCCGAAAGAAAGCTACGCCATTTACAACACGGGCCGCTTTGGACTGGGCTGTCTGCTGGCGCGCCGCCTGACCGAGCAAGGCGCCCGTTTCATCAGCGTCACGACGGAATACGAGCCGTTTTTTGGCTGGGATACGCACGAAAACGGCCACACGCGGCTGGTGGACATGAAAAAGATGATCGACGGTCCGGTGGCGCAGCTCGTCAAAGACCTCGACAAATCCGGCCACCTTGACCGGACGCTGATTATTCTGGCCAGCGAATTCAGCCGCGACATGATGGTGGAAGGCCGCCCCGACGCCAAGGTGCAGGAACAGGTTTCCCAGCCGGATATTCTGTCGGACATGAAATTTTACGGCATGCACCGGCACTTCACCGACGGCTGCTCCATCCTGATGTTCGGTGGAGGCGTCAAAAAAGGCTTTGTCTACGGCAAAACCGCCGACGAACGGCCCTGCAAAACCATCGAAAACCCGGTCAGGATCGACGGCATCCACCAGACCATCTACCACGCCCTCGGCATCCCGCCCGACACGCAGTACGAAGTCGAAAAAAGACCGTTCTACACTACGCCGGACGGAAAAGGCAAGGCCGTGACGGAGTTGCTGGCCTGA
- a CDS encoding monovalent cation:proton antiporter-2 (CPA2) family protein, whose translation MTQSVLFQAMVYLAAGVLFVPIAKRLGLGSVLGYLLAGVFIGPAVLGLVGEEGQDIMHFAEFGVVIMLFLIGLELEPELLWKLRVPILGLGGLQVVLTTLLAGGGALLLGQPWQAALAIGMIIAMSSTAIVLQTMNEKGLMQAAAGQSTFAVLLFQDVAVIPILAIMPRLATYPVAESGEAAHPSVLSTLPEWLQPLAVVGAVISVVMLGRFGMRPLFRIIARTGMREVFIATALLLVVGVALLMQSVGLSPALGAFVAGVVLANSEYKHELESDIDPFKGLLLGLFFISVGASIDFNLILQNPALIVGLVAGIMTLKALIIGLLGKRFGLSTDQNLTFALALSQVGEFAFVLLSFSRQNGVLSEETNGILTACVALSMALTPIVFLVNERLLLPRIGTLAKPDRETDNIEEKNPVIVAGFGRFGNIVGRFLRANGVETTVLDFDSDRVDVLRKLGLKVYYGDASRYDLLRSAGAASAKLIIIALDSPEKSLELVETIRKHFPNLKILVRANDRDDAYDFIDLGVDHIYRETLDTSLRMGVDALRLLGMRAYHSERLARLFRRHDEAALQELASVRRDSRQYFSTARRRIRELEQLLGSDTPDRWLKGIGEGWDAESLREEARRSSD comes from the coding sequence ATGACACAGTCCGTACTTTTTCAGGCGATGGTTTATTTGGCCGCCGGGGTTCTGTTTGTCCCCATTGCCAAGCGGCTCGGGCTGGGCTCCGTGCTGGGGTATCTGCTGGCGGGCGTTTTTATTGGCCCCGCCGTGCTCGGGCTGGTCGGGGAAGAAGGCCAGGACATCATGCATTTCGCCGAATTCGGCGTCGTGATCATGCTGTTTCTCATCGGCCTCGAACTGGAACCCGAACTGCTGTGGAAACTGCGCGTCCCGATCCTGGGTCTGGGTGGCCTGCAGGTGGTCCTGACGACGCTGTTGGCCGGCGGCGGGGCGCTGCTGCTGGGCCAGCCCTGGCAGGCGGCGCTGGCCATCGGGATGATCATCGCCATGTCCTCCACGGCCATTGTGCTGCAAACGATGAACGAGAAAGGGCTGATGCAGGCCGCCGCCGGGCAGAGCACATTTGCCGTTCTCCTGTTTCAGGACGTGGCCGTCATTCCGATTCTGGCCATCATGCCGCGACTGGCTACGTACCCCGTCGCCGAATCCGGCGAGGCCGCGCACCCGTCCGTGCTGAGCACGCTGCCCGAATGGCTGCAGCCGCTGGCGGTGGTCGGGGCGGTCATCAGCGTGGTGATGCTGGGGCGGTTTGGCATGCGGCCCCTGTTCCGCATCATCGCCCGGACGGGCATGCGGGAAGTTTTCATCGCCACGGCCCTGCTGCTGGTGGTCGGTGTGGCGCTGCTGATGCAGAGCGTGGGCCTTAGCCCGGCGCTCGGGGCTTTTGTGGCCGGGGTGGTGCTGGCCAACAGCGAGTACAAGCACGAGCTGGAAAGCGACATCGACCCGTTCAAAGGGCTGCTGCTCGGGCTGTTCTTCATCTCGGTCGGCGCTTCCATCGATTTCAACCTCATTTTGCAGAATCCGGCCCTGATCGTCGGGCTGGTCGCGGGCATCATGACCCTGAAAGCCCTGATTATCGGCCTTTTGGGGAAACGTTTCGGCCTGAGCACCGACCAGAACCTGACGTTTGCCCTGGCGCTGTCGCAGGTCGGCGAATTTGCCTTTGTGCTGCTTTCCTTTTCCCGGCAGAACGGCGTTCTCAGTGAAGAAACGAACGGCATCCTGACGGCCTGCGTCGCCCTGAGCATGGCCCTGACGCCGATTGTTTTTCTGGTCAACGAACGGCTGCTGCTGCCCCGCATCGGTACGCTCGCCAAACCCGACCGGGAGACGGATAACATCGAAGAGAAAAATCCCGTCATCGTGGCGGGTTTCGGGCGGTTCGGCAACATCGTCGGGCGCTTCCTGCGGGCCAACGGCGTCGAAACGACGGTCCTGGACTTCGACTCCGATCGGGTGGACGTGCTGCGAAAACTGGGACTGAAAGTGTATTACGGCGACGCTTCCCGCTACGACCTGCTCCGGTCGGCCGGGGCCGCTTCGGCAAAACTGATCATCATTGCGCTGGATTCGCCCGAGAAGTCACTGGAACTGGTCGAGACCATACGGAAGCATTTCCCCAACCTGAAAATTCTGGTGCGGGCCAACGACCGCGACGACGCCTACGATTTCATCGACCTCGGCGTGGACCATATCTACCGCGAAACCCTCGACACGTCCCTCCGGATGGGCGTCGATGCCCTGCGGCTGCTCGGCATGCGGGCGTATCACTCCGAACGGCTGGCGCGGCTGTTCCGGCGGCACGATGAGGCGGCGCTTCAGGAACTGGCCTCCGTACGCCGGGACAGTCGCCAATACTTCAGCACCGCCCGCCGCCGCATCCGCGAACTCGAACAACTGCTCGGCTCCGACACCCCCGACCGCTGGCTCAAAGGCATCGGCGAAGGCTGGGACGCGGAAAGCCTGCGGGAGGAAGCGAGGAGGAGTAGTGATTGA
- the treZ gene encoding malto-oligosyltrehalose trehalohydrolase, translating into MTATQPLKPGVSFDSGQADISLWAPLAEAAALFLPDKNQTLALQPAAPGYWRLQTYQLQPGDLYWFVLNGEARRPDPASLSQPEGVHGPSQALDLKNFPWTDEGWRGIPLEEYILYELHTGTFTDEGTFAGIESRLAYLKELGINAIELMPCAQFPGGRNWGYDGVYPFAVQDSYGGARGLQQLVDACHRQGIAVVLDVVLNHLGPEGNYLGEFGPAFTDKYTTPWGRALNFDDAWCDGMRQLFIENVLMWFRDFHIDALRLDAVHAIKDFSPDHLLREMKRRVDELVQETGRPFYLIAECDLNDTKFIDPLHKRGYGMDAQWVDEFHHALRVTATGEQSGYYSDFTGIAHLAKSYQDAFVYTGEFSPHRKKRFGEPPVHNPGHQFVVFSQNHDQIGNRMLGDRISQLVSAEMLKLLPAAVFVSPFLPLLFMGEEWGETAPFLYFVSHTDPGLAEAVREGRKREFSYFSGQGDPPDPTDEATFRQSKLQWNLRGQEPHQTLLRYYQALIRLRRQHPVLRRPDRSCVQVGHNEAQQTLWLFRECGEERVLCLMNFSKTPQSVPVPALSEPWRLLFDSADPQWNGPAASPAVLENGREVTLQPESILIYDQRYE; encoded by the coding sequence ATGACCGCTACTCAACCTTTGAAGCCCGGCGTCTCGTTCGACTCCGGGCAAGCCGACATATCGCTCTGGGCACCGCTGGCCGAAGCGGCTGCGCTTTTTCTGCCCGATAAAAACCAGACGCTGGCCCTCCAGCCGGCCGCACCGGGTTACTGGCGGCTGCAAACGTACCAGTTGCAGCCCGGCGACCTCTACTGGTTCGTCCTCAACGGAGAAGCCCGCCGCCCCGACCCCGCTTCGCTTTCGCAGCCCGAAGGCGTGCACGGCCCCTCGCAGGCCCTTGACCTGAAAAATTTTCCGTGGACGGACGAAGGCTGGCGGGGCATCCCGCTGGAAGAGTACATTCTCTACGAACTGCATACGGGTACGTTCACTGACGAAGGCACGTTTGCCGGTATCGAATCCCGGCTTGCGTACCTGAAAGAGCTGGGAATCAACGCCATCGAACTTATGCCCTGTGCGCAGTTTCCCGGCGGCCGCAACTGGGGGTACGACGGGGTCTACCCCTTTGCCGTGCAGGATTCGTACGGCGGAGCGCGGGGCCTTCAGCAGCTGGTAGACGCCTGCCACCGCCAGGGCATCGCCGTGGTGCTGGACGTCGTGCTCAACCACCTCGGTCCCGAAGGCAACTACCTGGGCGAATTCGGACCGGCGTTTACCGACAAATATACCACGCCCTGGGGCCGGGCGCTCAACTTCGACGACGCCTGGTGCGACGGCATGCGGCAGCTTTTCATCGAAAACGTGCTGATGTGGTTCCGGGATTTTCACATTGATGCCCTGCGGCTCGACGCCGTTCACGCCATCAAGGATTTCAGTCCCGACCACCTGCTCCGCGAGATGAAAAGGCGGGTGGACGAGCTTGTTCAGGAAACCGGCCGGCCGTTTTACCTCATTGCCGAATGCGACCTCAACGACACCAAGTTCATTGATCCGCTTCACAAACGGGGCTACGGCATGGATGCCCAGTGGGTCGATGAGTTTCACCATGCCCTGCGGGTCACGGCTACGGGCGAACAGAGCGGTTACTACTCCGATTTCACCGGCATCGCCCATCTGGCCAAGTCGTACCAGGATGCTTTCGTGTATACCGGCGAATTCTCCCCGCACCGGAAAAAGCGGTTTGGCGAACCGCCGGTCCACAATCCGGGCCACCAGTTTGTGGTGTTTTCGCAGAACCACGACCAGATCGGAAACCGCATGCTGGGCGACCGCATCAGCCAGCTGGTGAGCGCCGAAATGCTGAAACTGCTGCCTGCAGCGGTGTTTGTGAGCCCGTTTCTGCCCCTGCTGTTTATGGGCGAAGAATGGGGTGAGACCGCGCCGTTTCTGTACTTCGTCAGTCATACCGACCCCGGGCTGGCCGAGGCCGTCCGCGAAGGCCGCAAACGGGAATTTTCCTATTTTAGCGGGCAGGGCGACCCTCCCGACCCGACCGACGAGGCGACGTTCCGGCAGTCGAAACTGCAATGGAACCTCCGCGGACAGGAGCCGCACCAGACGCTGCTCCGGTATTACCAGGCCCTGATCCGGTTGCGCAGGCAGCATCCGGTCCTGCGCCGACCCGACCGCTCCTGCGTGCAGGTGGGCCACAACGAAGCGCAGCAGACCCTCTGGCTCTTCCGCGAATGCGGCGAGGAACGGGTGCTTTGCCTGATGAATTTTTCAAAAACGCCCCAGTCGGTTCCCGTTCCGGCCCTATCGGAGCCCTGGCGGTTGCTGTTCGACTCCGCCGACCCGCAGTGGAACGGCCCGGCGGCCTCTCCTGCCGTGCTGGAAAACGGCCGCGAGGTCACGCTGCAACCCGAATCGATTCTTATTTACGACCAACGCTATGAATAA